One genomic segment of Strix aluco isolate bStrAlu1 chromosome 7, bStrAlu1.hap1, whole genome shotgun sequence includes these proteins:
- the SEC23IP gene encoding SEC23-interacting protein isoform X2, protein MAAPPRPGPPSPPHSYAERPSGRVAVAAILEAGKAVRAERAEPPRGKRRGRAAAMAATKSGATGSTNLLFSSSATEFNFTVPFIPVSQAAAAPPGPALLAADDSADVGEEDSFLGQTSASPNPPQTFNYFSQVPSSSDPFGSIGQPPLATVAPPVGAPAFSRPPTSLPLGSGSQDGQNAFSPHIPKSQSSYGAPPTSQVGIAAYPTPQQSCPPPANASTLPQGASQQGYNPYRHTTLSSRANPYLTPPQLQQSHAPPQPPSSVPPVQMYQTPPGSLTQSQLRAPRPAGPLVQAPPVLLQNQYEPVQPHWFYCKEVEDKQIWMPFSILDSAKLEEVYNSVQPDPESVVLSTDGGRYDVYLYDRIRKAVYWEEEPSEVRRCMWFYKGDKDSRFIPYTEDFSDKLEAEYKRAVTTNQWHRRLEFPNGETIVMHNPKVIVQFQPSASPDEWGTTQDGQARPRVVKRGIDDDHDEIPDGEMSQIDHLVFMVHGIGPVCDLRFRSIVECVDDFRTVSLKLLQTHFKKSLEEHKVSRVEFLPVHWHSSLHGDATGVDRNIKKITLPSIGRLRHFTNETLLDVLFYNSPTYCQTIVDKVGLEMNRLYALFMSRNPDFKGGVSVAGHSLGSLILFDILSNQKDLASSVSSGPFSGVNGTVKDVAVHDKQMTEDTSSLGSSITTSGDDLCEPEADDDVPTLQKTLEMLSLSEYVSTFEKERIDMESLLMCTVDDLKEMGIPLGPRKKIANFVKDRAAKQEQKKTLAEKKAVLAATLQTQEDAQKAKETVTSVSPSESGQLHSKRRLPVGASVSSVNIDYEYFEVGTGQVSVAYSALDFEPDIFFALGSPIGVFLTVRGVEKIDENYRLPTCKGFFNIYHPLDPVAYRLEPMIIEDTDLKPVLIPHHKGRKRLHLELKDSLSRMGSDLKQGFISSLKSAWQTLNEFARAHTSSTQLQAELEKVANQIKEEEEKQVVEAEKITESPDPPKDEDFLVKVGMLNGGRRIDYVLQEKPIESFNEYLFALQSHLCYWGSEDTALLLLKEIYRTVNINPEQPQH, encoded by the exons ATGGCGGCACCGCCAAGGCCAGGCCCGCCTTCTCCCCCTCACTCGTACGCGGAGAGGCCGTCAGGACGCGTCGCCGTCGCCGCCATCTTAGAAGCGGGCAAAGCGGTGAGGGCGGAAAGGGCTGAGCCGCCGCGGGGGAAGAGACGTGGCCGGGCTGCAGCCATGGCGGCGACGAAGTCTGGGGCTACCGGCAGCACCAActtgctcttctcttcctctgctaCCGAGTTCAACTTCACCGTGCCCTTCATCCCGGTTAGCCAAGCTGCGGCCGCACCGCCAGGCCCCGCTCTTCTGGCCGCCG atgATTCTGCAGACGTTGGTGAAGAGGACAGCTTCTTGGGTCAGACTTCTGCCAGCCCCAATCCACCACAGACTTTCAACTACTTCTCTCAAGTACCTAGTAGCAGTGATCCATTTGGAAGCATTGGGCAGCCACCCTTAGCAACTGTTGCACCGCCTGTTGGAGCCCCGGCCTTCTCCAGGCCTCCAACTTCACTTCCACTTGGGTCTGGGTCACAGGATGGGCAAAATGCCTTTTCACCGCATATTCCAAAGTCACAGTCCTCTTATGGTGCACCACCTACTTCGCAGGTGGGAATCGCGGCTTATCCGACTCCTCAGCAGAGCTGTCCCCCACCTGCAAACGCGTCTACTCTTCCCCAAGGAGCATCTCAGCAGGGGTATAACCCTTATCGACACACCACCCTGAGCAGCAGAGCGAACCCGTACCTTACTCCGCCGCAGCTGCAGCAGAGTCACGCACCTCCTCAGCCACCATCCTCTGTGCCGCCTGTCCAGATGTATCAGACCCCTCCAGGGTCGTTGACACAG TCACAGCTCCGAGCTCCCCGGCCTGCAGGTCCCCTGGTCCAGGCACCTCCTGTTTTGCTGCAGAACCAATATGAGCCAGTTCAGCCACACTGGTTCTACTGTAAGGAGGTGGAGGACAAGCAAATATGGATGCCATTCAGCATTCTGGATTCTGCAAAACTAGAGGAAGTCTATAATTCAG TCCAGCCTGATCCTGAGAGTGTGGTTCTGAGCACTGATGGGGGACGCTATGATGTATACCTGTATGACAGAATAAGGAAAGCTGTTTACTGGGAAGAGGAGCCTTCTGAAGTGAGACGATGCATGTGGTTTTATAAGGGAGACAAGGATAGCCGGTTTATTCCTTACACTGAGGATTTTAGTGATAAGCTAGAG GCAGAATATAAAAGGGCTGTAACTACGAATCAATGGCATCGGCGACTTGAATTCCCAAATGGGGAGACAATTGTTATGCATAATCCCAAG gtcataGTTCAGTTCCAACCCTCTGCCTCACCAGATGAATGGGGCACGACTCAAGATGGTCAGGCAAGGCCAAGGGTAGTAAAACGTGGAATTGATGATGATCATGATGAAATTCCTGATG gAGAAATGTCCCAAATTGACCATCTAGTATTTATGGTTCATGGCATAGGTCCTGTGTGCGACTTGAGATTTAGAAGCATTGTTGAATGTG TTGATGATTTTAGAACTGTTTCTCTGAAGTTGTTGCAGACTCACTTTAAGAAATCTTTAGAGGAACATAAAGTGAGCAGGGTGGAATTCCTCCCAGTTCACTGGCATAGTTCTCTGCACGGAGATGCAACAGGTGTGGACAG gaacataaaaaaaatcactttgccGAGTATTGGACGCCTGCGCCACTTCACCAACGAAACACTCCTTGACGTACTGTTCTACAACAGCCCCACCTACTGTCAGACCATTGTGGATAAAGTGGGGTTGGAAATGAATCGTTTGTACGCACTTTTCATGAGTCGCAACCCAGACTTCAAAGGAGGAGTCTCTGTGGCTGGGCACAGTTTAG GTTCCTTAATTCTATTTGACATACTGTCTAACCAGAAGGACTTGGCTTCATCAGTAAGTAGTGGACCGTTCTCTGGTGTTAATGGGACTGTAAAGGACGTGGCTGTTCATGATAAACAG ATGACTGAAGATACCAGTTCCTTGGGCTCCTCAATTACTACTTCTGGTGATGACCTTTGTGAGCCTGAAGCAGATGATGATGTTCCTACTTTGCAAAAGACTCTGGAAATGCTTAGCTTGTCAGAGTATGTGAGCACATTTGAAAAGGAGCGAATTGACATGGAATCTCTG ctCATGTGTACAGTTGATGATCTGAAGGAAATGGGGATACCTCTTGGACCAAGAAAGAAAATAGCTAATTTCGTAAAAGATAGAGCAGCCAAGCAG gaacagaagaaaacactagcagaaaagaaagcagtgCTGGCTGCCACACTTCAAACTCAAGAAGATGCCCAGAAGGCAAAAGAGACAGTTACTTCTGTCTCCCCTTCAGAGTCTGGGCAGCTGCACTCAAAGAGGAGGCTTCCAGTTGGTGCATCTGTTTCTTCTGTGAACATTGACTATGAGTATTTTGAAGTTGGAACTGGTCAG GTTTCTGTGGCTTACAGTGCATTGGACTTTGAACCAgatattttctttgctcttgGTTCTCCTATTGGTGTGTTCCTTACTGTGAGGGGTGTGGAGAAGATTGATGAAAACTACAGGCTTCCTACCTGCAAGGGATTCTTCAATATCTATCATCCA CTTGATCCAGTAGCTTACAGGTTAGAACCAATGATCATTGAAGACACCGATTTAAAACCAGTTCTCATTCCACATCATAAAGGCAGAAAAAGACTTCATCTGg agtTGAAAGACTCTCTCTCTCGTATGGGATCTGATCTGAAACAGGGTTTTATTAGTTCTTTGAAGAGTGCCTGGCAGACCCTTAACGAATTCGCACGTGCTCATACATCTTCAACTCAGCTACAAGCAGAGCTGGAGAAAGTAGCTAACCAaattaaagaggaagaagaaaaacaagtggtAGAAG CTGAAAAGATCACTGAAAGTCCAGACCCTCCAAAAGATGAAGATTTTTTGGTGAAGGTTGGAATGCTGAATGGAGGACGTCGTATTGACTATGTTCTACAAGAAAAACCAATAGAAAGCTTCAATGAATACCTCTTTGCTTTACAGAGTCATTTGTGCTATTG
- the SEC23IP gene encoding SEC23-interacting protein isoform X1, translating to MAAPPRPGPPSPPHSYAERPSGRVAVAAILEAGKAVRAERAEPPRGKRRGRAAAMAATKSGATGSTNLLFSSSATEFNFTVPFIPVSQAAAAPPGPALLAADDSADVGEEDSFLGQTSASPNPPQTFNYFSQVPSSSDPFGSIGQPPLATVAPPVGAPAFSRPPTSLPLGSGSQDGQNAFSPHIPKSQSSYGAPPTSQVGIAAYPTPQQSCPPPANASTLPQGASQQGYNPYRHTTLSSRANPYLTPPQLQQSHAPPQPPSSVPPVQMYQTPPGSLTQFPPSQSQLRAPRPAGPLVQAPPVLLQNQYEPVQPHWFYCKEVEDKQIWMPFSILDSAKLEEVYNSVQPDPESVVLSTDGGRYDVYLYDRIRKAVYWEEEPSEVRRCMWFYKGDKDSRFIPYTEDFSDKLEAEYKRAVTTNQWHRRLEFPNGETIVMHNPKVIVQFQPSASPDEWGTTQDGQARPRVVKRGIDDDHDEIPDGEMSQIDHLVFMVHGIGPVCDLRFRSIVECVDDFRTVSLKLLQTHFKKSLEEHKVSRVEFLPVHWHSSLHGDATGVDRNIKKITLPSIGRLRHFTNETLLDVLFYNSPTYCQTIVDKVGLEMNRLYALFMSRNPDFKGGVSVAGHSLGSLILFDILSNQKDLASSVSSGPFSGVNGTVKDVAVHDKQMTEDTSSLGSSITTSGDDLCEPEADDDVPTLQKTLEMLSLSEYVSTFEKERIDMESLLMCTVDDLKEMGIPLGPRKKIANFVKDRAAKQEQKKTLAEKKAVLAATLQTQEDAQKAKETVTSVSPSESGQLHSKRRLPVGASVSSVNIDYEYFEVGTGQVSVAYSALDFEPDIFFALGSPIGVFLTVRGVEKIDENYRLPTCKGFFNIYHPLDPVAYRLEPMIIEDTDLKPVLIPHHKGRKRLHLELKDSLSRMGSDLKQGFISSLKSAWQTLNEFARAHTSSTQLQAELEKVANQIKEEEEKQVVEAEKITESPDPPKDEDFLVKVGMLNGGRRIDYVLQEKPIESFNEYLFALQSHLCYWGSEDTALLLLKEIYRTVNINPEQPQH from the exons ATGGCGGCACCGCCAAGGCCAGGCCCGCCTTCTCCCCCTCACTCGTACGCGGAGAGGCCGTCAGGACGCGTCGCCGTCGCCGCCATCTTAGAAGCGGGCAAAGCGGTGAGGGCGGAAAGGGCTGAGCCGCCGCGGGGGAAGAGACGTGGCCGGGCTGCAGCCATGGCGGCGACGAAGTCTGGGGCTACCGGCAGCACCAActtgctcttctcttcctctgctaCCGAGTTCAACTTCACCGTGCCCTTCATCCCGGTTAGCCAAGCTGCGGCCGCACCGCCAGGCCCCGCTCTTCTGGCCGCCG atgATTCTGCAGACGTTGGTGAAGAGGACAGCTTCTTGGGTCAGACTTCTGCCAGCCCCAATCCACCACAGACTTTCAACTACTTCTCTCAAGTACCTAGTAGCAGTGATCCATTTGGAAGCATTGGGCAGCCACCCTTAGCAACTGTTGCACCGCCTGTTGGAGCCCCGGCCTTCTCCAGGCCTCCAACTTCACTTCCACTTGGGTCTGGGTCACAGGATGGGCAAAATGCCTTTTCACCGCATATTCCAAAGTCACAGTCCTCTTATGGTGCACCACCTACTTCGCAGGTGGGAATCGCGGCTTATCCGACTCCTCAGCAGAGCTGTCCCCCACCTGCAAACGCGTCTACTCTTCCCCAAGGAGCATCTCAGCAGGGGTATAACCCTTATCGACACACCACCCTGAGCAGCAGAGCGAACCCGTACCTTACTCCGCCGCAGCTGCAGCAGAGTCACGCACCTCCTCAGCCACCATCCTCTGTGCCGCCTGTCCAGATGTATCAGACCCCTCCAGGGTCGTTGACACAG TTTCCACCGTCTCAGTCACAGCTCCGAGCTCCCCGGCCTGCAGGTCCCCTGGTCCAGGCACCTCCTGTTTTGCTGCAGAACCAATATGAGCCAGTTCAGCCACACTGGTTCTACTGTAAGGAGGTGGAGGACAAGCAAATATGGATGCCATTCAGCATTCTGGATTCTGCAAAACTAGAGGAAGTCTATAATTCAG TCCAGCCTGATCCTGAGAGTGTGGTTCTGAGCACTGATGGGGGACGCTATGATGTATACCTGTATGACAGAATAAGGAAAGCTGTTTACTGGGAAGAGGAGCCTTCTGAAGTGAGACGATGCATGTGGTTTTATAAGGGAGACAAGGATAGCCGGTTTATTCCTTACACTGAGGATTTTAGTGATAAGCTAGAG GCAGAATATAAAAGGGCTGTAACTACGAATCAATGGCATCGGCGACTTGAATTCCCAAATGGGGAGACAATTGTTATGCATAATCCCAAG gtcataGTTCAGTTCCAACCCTCTGCCTCACCAGATGAATGGGGCACGACTCAAGATGGTCAGGCAAGGCCAAGGGTAGTAAAACGTGGAATTGATGATGATCATGATGAAATTCCTGATG gAGAAATGTCCCAAATTGACCATCTAGTATTTATGGTTCATGGCATAGGTCCTGTGTGCGACTTGAGATTTAGAAGCATTGTTGAATGTG TTGATGATTTTAGAACTGTTTCTCTGAAGTTGTTGCAGACTCACTTTAAGAAATCTTTAGAGGAACATAAAGTGAGCAGGGTGGAATTCCTCCCAGTTCACTGGCATAGTTCTCTGCACGGAGATGCAACAGGTGTGGACAG gaacataaaaaaaatcactttgccGAGTATTGGACGCCTGCGCCACTTCACCAACGAAACACTCCTTGACGTACTGTTCTACAACAGCCCCACCTACTGTCAGACCATTGTGGATAAAGTGGGGTTGGAAATGAATCGTTTGTACGCACTTTTCATGAGTCGCAACCCAGACTTCAAAGGAGGAGTCTCTGTGGCTGGGCACAGTTTAG GTTCCTTAATTCTATTTGACATACTGTCTAACCAGAAGGACTTGGCTTCATCAGTAAGTAGTGGACCGTTCTCTGGTGTTAATGGGACTGTAAAGGACGTGGCTGTTCATGATAAACAG ATGACTGAAGATACCAGTTCCTTGGGCTCCTCAATTACTACTTCTGGTGATGACCTTTGTGAGCCTGAAGCAGATGATGATGTTCCTACTTTGCAAAAGACTCTGGAAATGCTTAGCTTGTCAGAGTATGTGAGCACATTTGAAAAGGAGCGAATTGACATGGAATCTCTG ctCATGTGTACAGTTGATGATCTGAAGGAAATGGGGATACCTCTTGGACCAAGAAAGAAAATAGCTAATTTCGTAAAAGATAGAGCAGCCAAGCAG gaacagaagaaaacactagcagaaaagaaagcagtgCTGGCTGCCACACTTCAAACTCAAGAAGATGCCCAGAAGGCAAAAGAGACAGTTACTTCTGTCTCCCCTTCAGAGTCTGGGCAGCTGCACTCAAAGAGGAGGCTTCCAGTTGGTGCATCTGTTTCTTCTGTGAACATTGACTATGAGTATTTTGAAGTTGGAACTGGTCAG GTTTCTGTGGCTTACAGTGCATTGGACTTTGAACCAgatattttctttgctcttgGTTCTCCTATTGGTGTGTTCCTTACTGTGAGGGGTGTGGAGAAGATTGATGAAAACTACAGGCTTCCTACCTGCAAGGGATTCTTCAATATCTATCATCCA CTTGATCCAGTAGCTTACAGGTTAGAACCAATGATCATTGAAGACACCGATTTAAAACCAGTTCTCATTCCACATCATAAAGGCAGAAAAAGACTTCATCTGg agtTGAAAGACTCTCTCTCTCGTATGGGATCTGATCTGAAACAGGGTTTTATTAGTTCTTTGAAGAGTGCCTGGCAGACCCTTAACGAATTCGCACGTGCTCATACATCTTCAACTCAGCTACAAGCAGAGCTGGAGAAAGTAGCTAACCAaattaaagaggaagaagaaaaacaagtggtAGAAG CTGAAAAGATCACTGAAAGTCCAGACCCTCCAAAAGATGAAGATTTTTTGGTGAAGGTTGGAATGCTGAATGGAGGACGTCGTATTGACTATGTTCTACAAGAAAAACCAATAGAAAGCTTCAATGAATACCTCTTTGCTTTACAGAGTCATTTGTGCTATTG